From Bombus huntii isolate Logan2020A chromosome 4, iyBomHunt1.1, whole genome shotgun sequence, one genomic window encodes:
- the LOC126865175 gene encoding uncharacterized protein LOC126865175 isoform X6, with amino-acid sequence MSNPYRARPTRSRIDHSLGYGTHNQNIWNPMSRVPPEVSSNDPVQHQPPLLNQPKQSNDPWNNSWNWDFDKQADNQQQQPLQSEQQQQHYVPSYANQGQLIPNSIQDHYYQSVNGNKNDLLNQNLTSDRNIPGTVANRPPIPNHTDSFTSYSNYNQYQQYPPPPPRTNSIKSGSMNFDQPQWAGDQQSQNVSYLQKSGVQNQKEQASRPTLVGSNYNWMKSNQTNVMTPQNWQKPAAVSGHWQDPKMDKEAQNFDDLGNQYTPPVQQTRSSQHLLPSTENKEYSINDTNDANNWSSQVHMSSQWNAQNRESAIPNQSQQVTQANDEFNSWPQANTEVSQSWKKTNDNNATQWLHEQQENNNLIEESVKQEVTGAVATNDWQQNRTIPSHLIHPNIIPAVDPNIEHEERKRSAPSLISNSVSSKDPNTQIKTNIAKSYPSDSRLNMSATPETISTVASSENISVQENNDFNLANDATEWGKSNSTEELPIKLEQLNLGTKVNKNVESQNELKESQSVNPEDGWNQNALSNNGVTPDNISGLPLECAVLGTENAHSNDNQNLVSQDHTALNPYQMTNIKSSDNIAQSGYDQWYSQDALPLSSENTLYSKDNVRPPKEWSIEQNVENYENIQQPSEFINLEVVTPSLQEQDIYGSRDSINKETLDNDPKPVPNSAKEVASTRDFRQEISNIEVPSVQQSTRSHSLLQAEQVPDNYEFASNDRNTFLETGELTDSHQEHEPSPPSQDDENDEVPNDIPFLREVPGQSSSIDPRRNDPTGQEQYVQTGQRLSDPRRNDPSGQEQGLQLRNMSERSERRDVPPGQERNVPLLSRSDSDTMERRNDPSGRERSLPPQQSRNDPSGEERYQSQSQIMLEPSETREIPGRGNESEDPVQQTEENLRQIPGGASSNEVTQSPDDRSNGRVVTGSQEVPSIGSAIQDQTGDSRNKREEAVGASIRESQGIPSASNRRDSYEDEDDEGGSGNSRDDSRERRRDSSSERGRYEYERKSAYYDREREYDDDYYYDRRRGGENDRTYNTRDEFDRREIPYREDDRKHHSRDDLDRHSREEVDRRGRTKEDLDDRDIRRRPDDRRKDRVDDGIRRRERDIRDYDLRYSRDRDYLDRDRRRDDRRPRRYDDYDIRDPYRREYYDDPYSRGSRPSSRSSYNDRDREYYMRSRDPYYPYNGYPGYDYGVHYASNYYAYIENLRRTNPAAYSEWYHKYYANQHQQQHISRGVVNYPEDRASVHSGRSSCDERTTGDKRTLADISMLEDSTTTSARMTPTKFSISHVYGCFSIGSLIHVHPSYPSDGERAKVDIFRLDNLLSHDPVARDLRAYPGPLIKQVGVTHKKTIIEYCENKIKRAASNEEMVDRASYILLYELMIMLIQQNGNVVGVDIAALLLRNKDAYPYDVNKQKSQDSGRRESIISQRSGASVGDSVQGSQDGATTSEKVESKPRKSTEQITDEFRNTLLYGLVQEALEYAMNEGLWGHALFLASKLDKRTHASVMTRFANSLPYHDPLQTLYQLHSGRVPAVVTGISDPRWDDWRPHLAMIISNTSANPEINRRSITTLGDTLSARGDIYAAHFCYVLAQVDFGTYGASNVKLVLIGANHQKAYNVFFSTEAVMLTEIYEYARNLSEPGFTLVDLQTFKFDLAIKMVDHGLIEKALLYIEQIAVNIFNEPLKYKKSFINAVYNLGDRIRYHDPVYKDSIDEATTLTWFNNLAEIVGKCHEGEITENEVYVPQAKQESYNSIQNQEVHEMKQQQQWNTIQPEYREGPTSVMEVATTDTQSEWQPLSLPPNIPDTYDQSMQYTRNNEESCQYQQPQQQDYWTQDSYYQSNYGRNDSTITNWQQSTYSSEQSDIDNSQQQEKWNYKTEREEQTPTLESSQPAISMTPSMRKQYDPLEELDALETPKPASKPAASAKKVSEKPVEKKPSNSGGSWFGGLFSKLAPKPRNQMILPDDSNPTIVWDPVAKKWMNKDEDGDSNSTTIAPPPKASDMGFRSPVPEQASQPPQSSQPPSQADDTSVNKFKLPRGRSMRANYIDVMNPGGPKNNAVPSSIPTPVTSPMVPMATSSPQLFIPAPVNDPSAPVDFLTSTEATAAVPTNVPENTSQGSGRQNDVAK; translated from the exons ATGAGT AATCCTTATAGAGCCAGACCAACTAGGTCTAGAATAGATCACAGCTTAGGCTATGGAACTCATAATCAAAATATATGGAATCCAATGTCTAGAGTACCGCCTGAAGTATCGTCAAATGATCCCGTTCAACATCAACCACCACTTCTGAATCAGCCAAAACAGTCAAATGATCCTTGGAATAATTCATGGAATTGGGATTTTGACAAACAGGCAGATAATCAGCAACAGCAACCGCTACAGTCAgaacagcagcaacagcatTATGTACCTTCTTATGCCAATCAAGGACAGTTGATACCTAATTCCATTCAAGATCATTATTATCAAAGTGTTAACGGTAATAAAAATGATCTGCTCAATCAGAATTTGACATCAGACAGAAATATACCAGGGACAGTTGCTAATAGGCCACCAATTCCTAATCATACAGATTCTTTTACAtcttattcaaattataatcAATATCAGCAATATCCACCACCGCCACCTCGAACAAATTCTATTAAATCTGGATCTATGAATTTCGATCAACCACAATGGGCAGGTGATCAACAATctcaaaatgtttcatatttaCAAAAGTCAGGTGTACAAAATCAAAAAGAGCAAGCATCACGTCCTACTTTAGTTGGTAGCAATTATAATTGGATGAAATCTAATCAAACAAATGTAATGACTCCACAAAATTGGCAAAAACCAGCTGCTGTATCGGGACATTGGCAGGATCCAAAAATGGACAAGGAGGCACAAAATTTTGATGATCTAGGTAATCAATATACACCACCAGTACAACAAACTAGATCAAGCCAACATCTTCTACCTTCTActgaaaataaagaatattctATAAATGATACGAATGACGCAAATAATTGGTCCAGTCAAGTTCATATGTCTTCTCAATGGAATGCTCAGAACCGCGAATCTGCAATACCTAATCAAAGTCAGCAAGTAACACAAGCTAATGATGAATTTAATTCTTGGCCTCAAGCAAATACTGAAGTCTCACAATCTTGGAAAAAGACCAATGACAATAATGCAACTCAGTGGTTACATGAACAGcaggaaaataataatttaatagaaGAAAGTGTTAAACAAGAAGTCACTGGCGCAGTTGCTACAAATGACTGGCAACAAAATCGTACAATACCATCTCATCTTATTCATCCTAATATTATTCCAGCAGTAGATCCAAATATAGAACATGAAGAAAGAAAACGGTCTGCTCcttcattaatttcaaattctgTCAGCTCTAAAGATCCTAATACACagataaaaacaaatattgcTAAATCATATCCATCTGACTCCCGGCTTAATATGTCCGCTACTCCTGAAACTATATCAACTGTTGCAAGTTCTGAAAATATTTCTGTGCAAGAGAACAATGATTTTAATTTAGCAAATGATGCGACAGAATGGGGTAAAAGTAATTCAACTGAAGAGTTGCCTATAAAATTAGAACAGTTAAATCTTGGTactaaagtaaataaaaatgttgaaaGTCAAAATGAATTGAAAGAATCACAATCTGTTAACCCTGAAGATGGGTGGAATCAAAATGCGCTTTCCAATAATGGTGTTACACCTGATAATATATCTGGATTGCCTTTAGAATGTGCTGTACTCGGTACAGAAAATGCTCATTCCAATGATAATCAAAATCTTGTTAGTCAAGATCATACGGCGCTTAATCCATATCAAATGACAAACATTAAGTCTTCAGACAATATAGCACAAAGTGGATATGATCAATGGTACAGCCAGGATGCATTGCCACTTTCCTcagaaaatacattgtattcgaAAGATAATGTTCGTCCACCAAAAGAATGGAGTATAGAACAAAACGTAGAGAACTATGAAAATATCCAACAGCCTTcagaatttataaatttagaaGTAGTCACGCCATCATTACAGGAACAAGATATATATGGCTCAAGAGATTCTATAAATAAGGAAACTTTAGATAATGATCCTAAACCAGTTCCAAATTCTGCCAAGGAGGTAGCCAGTACACGTGATTTTAGACAGGAAATAAGTAATATTGAAGTACCCTCTGTACAGCAGTCCACACGATCTCATTCCCTTCTTCAGGCAGAACAG gTGCCAGATAATTACGAGTTCGCATCAAACGATAGAAATACTTTTCTGGAAACCGGAGAATTAACCGATTCTCATCAAGAACATGAACCGAGTCCGCCAAGTCAAGATGATGAAAATGACGAAGTGCCTAATGACATTCCCTTTTTACGCGAAGTACCGGGACAATCAAGTTCCATAGATCCACGTAGGAATGATCCAACCGGGCAAGAACAATATGTTCAGACTGGTCAAAGATTGTCTGATCCGAGAAGAAATGATCCGTCTGGTCAAGAGCAAGGTCTTCAATTAAGGAATATGTCTGAAAGATCAGAACGGCGCGATGTTCCACCTGGACAAGAAAGAAATGTTCCTTTACTTTCACGATCAGATTCCGACACGATGGAACGCCGAAACGATCCATCTGGCAGAGAACGGTCTCTGCCTCCGCAACAATCACGAAATGATCCATCTGGAGAAGAAAGATATCAGTCGCAATCCCAAATTATGTTAGAACCAAGTGAGACACGGGAAATACCTGGAAGAGGTAATGAATCTGAAGATCCTGTACAGCAGACCGAAGAAAACCTTAGACAAATACCGGGCGGTGCATCTTCCAATGAAGTTACTCAGTCACCAGATGACAGATCTAATGGAAGAGTAGTTACAGGCTCTCAAGAAGTTCCTTCTATAGGCT CTGCAATACAGGATCAGACCGGTGACTCAAGAAACAAACGCGAGGAAGCTGTTGGCGCATCAATACGCGAGAGTCAAGGAATTCCTAGTGCATCGAATCGTAGAGATTCGTATGAAGATGAGGATGATGAAGGAGGATCCGGAAATAGTAGAGATGATAGCAGAGAAAGACGACGTGACAGTAGCTCGGAACGCGGAAGATACGAATACGAACGAAAAAGCGCGTA TTACGATCGTGAACGGGAATATGATGATGATTATTATTACGATCGCCGTCGTGGAGGAGAAAACGATCGGACATATAATACTCGCGATGAATTCGATCGTCGAGAAATTCCTTATCGAGAAGATGATCGCAAGCACCATAGTCGAGACGATCTAGATAGGCATTCAAGAGAAGAGGTCGATAGAAGAGGCAGAACTAAAGAAGATCTAGATGATAGAGACATTAGAAGAAGACCTGACGATCGCAGAAAAGATAGGGTTGATGATGGAATACGACGCAGGGAAAGAGATATTAGAGACTATGATTTACGATATTCTAGAGATCGCGATTATCTTGACCGTGACAGAAGAAGGGACGATAGACGACCAAGACGATACGATGATTACGATATAAGAGATCCATATAGGAGAGAATATTACGACGATCCTTATAGTAGAGG ATCGAGACCGTCCAGTAGATCCTCCTATAATGATAGAGATCGAGAGTACTACATGCGATCGAGAGATCCGTATTATCCTTATAAtg GCTATCCTGGATACGATTATGGTGTTCATTATGCCAGTAACTATTATGcatacattgaaaatttgcGACGTACAAACCCTGCTGCTTATTCGGAATGGTATCATAAATATTATGCCAATCAACATCAACAACAACACATTTCGCGTGGTGTTGTCAATTATCCTGAAGACAGAGCAAGTGTCCATTCCGGGCGTAGTTCTTGCGACGAAAG AACAACTGGTGATAAACGAACTTTAGCTGATATATCTATGCTTGAAGATTCAACAACTACCTCTGCACGTATGACACCAactaaattttctatttcacatgTGTATG GATGTTTCTCTATTGGATCATTGATACATGTGCATCCATCTTATCCATCTGATGGTGAAAGAGCCAAAGTAGATATTTTTAGATTGGATAATCTACTTTCACATGATCCAGTAGCACGCGATTTACGTGCCTATCCTGGTCCCCTAATTAAGCAAGT GGGTGTGACTCATAAAAAGACCATTATCGAATATTGtgagaataaaattaaaagggCAGCGTCAAACGAAGAGATGGTTGATCGTGCTTCATACATACTTTTATATGAACTAATGATTATGTTGATTCAACAAAATGGG AATGTTGTCGGCGTTGATATAGCAGCATTGTTACTCAGAAATAAAGATGCATATCCTTACGATGTAAATAAGCAAAAGTCGCAGGATTCAGGAAGAAGGGAATCGATAATATCTCAAAGATCGGGAGCCTCAGTTGGAGATAGTGTTCAAGGTAGTCAAGATGGTGCAACGACATCCGAAAAAGTCGAAAGTAAGCCACGGAAAAGCACTGAACAAATAACAGACGAATTTAGAAATACGTTACTTTATGGATTAGTCCAAGAAGCATtag aaTATGCAATGAACGAAGGTCTTTGGGGACATGCACTCTTCTTAGCTAGCAAATTGGATAAACGTACGCATGCATCTGTAATGACACGTTTTGCCAATAGCTTACCGTATCACGATCCATTGCAAACTTTATATCAACTTCATTCTGGCCGTGTGCCAGCTGTTGTTACTGGTATATCGGATCCTCGATGGGATGACTGGAGACCTCATTTAGCAATGATTATATCCAACACATCTGCCAATCCAGAAATTAATCGTCGCTCAATTACAACTCTCGGTGATACACTTTCTGCACGAGGAGATATTTATGCAGCGCATTTCTGTTACGTACTTGCACAAGTTGATTTTGGTACCTATGGAGCAAGTAATGTAAAACTTGTACTGATCGGTGCAAACCATCAGAAAGCatacaatgtatttttctCAACGGAAGCCGTTATGCTCACGGAAATATACGAATATGCCAGAAATCTTAGTGAACCAGGTTTTACATTAGTAGATCTACAAACCTTTAAGTTCGACTTGGCAATAAAAATGGTAGATCATGGATTAATAGAGAAAGCTTTACTATATATAGAACAGATTGCAGTAAACATTTTTAACGAACCATTGAAGTACAAAAAGTCGTTTATTAATGCCGTGTATAATTTAGGAGACAGGATTAGGTATCATGATCCTGTCTATAAAGATTCTATCGATGAAGCTACAACTTTAACTTGGTTCAATAATCTAGCTGAAATTGTTGGTAAATGCCAT GAGGGAGAAATTACCGAAAATGAAGTTTACGTTCCTCAAGCAAAACAAGAATCGTATAACAGTATACAAAATCAAGAAGTGCATGAAATGAAACAACAACAGCAGTGGAACACGATTCAACCCGAATACAGAGAAGGTCCAACGTCGGTGATGGAAGTAGCCACGACTGATACACAGTCAGAATGGCAGCCATTATCTTTACCACCGAATATACCAGATACATATGATCAAAGTATGCAGTATACGAGAAATAACGAAGAATCTTGTCAATATCAACAACCTCAACAGCAAGATTATTGGACTCAAGACTCTTATTATCAAAGCAATTATGGAAGAAACGATAGTACCATCACGAATTGGCAACAATCGACATATTCTTCAGAACAAAGTGATATTGACAACTCTCAACAGCAAGAAAAATGGAACTATAAG ACGGAAAGAGAAGAACAAACACCTACCCTTGAA TCATCGCAACCGGCAATTTCGATGACACCGTCAATGAGAAAACAGTACGATCCATTGGAAGAATTGGATGCCCTCGAGACTCCGAAACCAGCCTCGAAACCTGCAGCTTCAGCTAAAAAAGTATCGGAAAAACCAGTCGAAAAGAAACCTTCTAACAGCGGAGGTTCTTGGTTTGGCGGCCTCTTCAGCAAACTTGCTCCAAAACCAAGGAACCAGATGATTCTTCCAGATGACAGTAACCCGACG ATCGTTTGGGATCCGGTTGCTAAAAAGTGGATGAATAAAGACGAAGACGGAGATAGTAATTCGACTACAATAGCTCCCCCTCCGAAAGCTTCTGACATGGGATTTAGATCACCTGTGCCTGAACAAGCTTCTCAACCACCTCAATCATCTCAGCCACCTTCGCAGGCAGATGACACCTCTGTgaacaaatttaaattacccAGAGGTAGAAGTATGCGTGCTAATTATATAGATGTAATGAATCCAGGTGGTCCAAAAAATAACGCAGTACCTTCAAGTATACCAACCCCAGTAACATCTCCAATGGTACCTATGGCTACGTCATCACCTCAGTTATTTATCCCTGCTCCAG ttaACGATCCAAGTGCTCCTGTAGACTTCTTAACTTCAACGGAAGCAACAGCAGCCGTACCTACGAACGTTCCTGAGAATACATCTCAAGGG TCGGGGAGGCAGAATGATGTAGCCAAATAA